A DNA window from Candidatus Methylomirabilota bacterium contains the following coding sequences:
- a CDS encoding MBL fold metallo-hydrolase, with protein MRVTVLGSGTAVPCSERASPGLLVEVADEYLLLDGGTGTLHQLVRAGVRLDAVDRVLYTHYHPDHVGDFPHLLFALRSPEIGRQRPLWVGGPRGLRRHYHLLGELYGPWVANLPFELELQELKEETIDFGSWRLTTRSVPHTDVSLAYRIDAQHGSFVCSGDTDYSEALIELARGVDLLILECAFPEEQKVTGHLTPSLAGEMAARAGAKLLVLTHFYPSCRGKDLLTPCRKEFPGEILLAEDLMQLTVGG; from the coding sequence ATGAGGGTGACCGTGCTCGGATCGGGTACCGCGGTTCCCTGCTCCGAGCGGGCGTCGCCCGGCCTCCTCGTGGAGGTGGCCGATGAGTATCTCCTATTAGACGGTGGCACTGGCACCTTGCACCAATTGGTTCGAGCGGGGGTGAGGCTCGATGCGGTGGATCGGGTGCTCTACACCCACTACCACCCGGATCACGTGGGGGACTTCCCCCACCTCCTTTTTGCGCTTCGGAGTCCCGAGATCGGCCGGCAGCGCCCTCTCTGGGTTGGTGGGCCGCGTGGGCTTCGGCGCCACTACCACCTCCTGGGAGAACTCTACGGCCCCTGGGTGGCTAATCTTCCCTTCGAACTGGAACTCCAAGAGCTGAAGGAGGAGACGATTGACTTTGGCTCGTGGCGCCTGACGACTCGGTCCGTCCCCCACACCGATGTCAGCCTCGCCTATCGGATCGACGCCCAACATGGCTCCTTTGTTTGCTCGGGGGACACGGATTACTCTGAGGCCCTGATCGAGTTGGCTCGGGGTGTCGATTTGCTCATCCTTGAATGCGCCTTTCCGGAGGAGCAAAAGGTCACCGGACACCTTACGCCAAGCCTGGCTGGCGAGATGGCAGCCCGGGCCGGTGCAAAATTGCTCGTCTTGACCCACTTCTATCCCTCGTGTCGGGGAAAGGATTTGCTGACCCCCTGTCGGAAGGAATTCCCCGGGGAAATCCTTCTCGCCGAGGATCTGATGCAGCTCACCGTGGGTGGCTGA
- a CDS encoding macro domain-containing protein, with protein MKLQIAIQQGSILEAAVDAIVNAANSQGRMGGGVAGAIKRVAGREVEEEAVARGPTPVGEAILTSGGKTRFRGIIHAPTMERPAMRIAVENVGKATTAALRLAEAKCFATIALPGMGTGVGGVDHEAAAKSMIDAVRQFPAERLQQVLLVDIDPAMVAAWRQALAEWEGTS; from the coding sequence GTGAAGCTGCAGATTGCAATCCAGCAGGGCTCGATCCTCGAGGCGGCGGTTGACGCAATCGTCAATGCCGCCAATAGCCAGGGGCGGATGGGGGGCGGCGTGGCTGGTGCGATCAAGCGAGTGGCTGGAAGAGAAGTAGAGGAGGAGGCGGTCGCGCGGGGACCCACTCCCGTTGGGGAGGCGATTCTCACGAGTGGCGGGAAGACCCGGTTCCGGGGAATCATTCATGCCCCGACCATGGAACGACCGGCGATGCGAATCGCGGTCGAGAACGTGGGGAAGGCGACGACAGCCGCCCTGCGCCTGGCGGAGGCAAAATGTTTTGCCACTATCGCTCTGCCAGGCATGGGGACGGGGGTCGGCGGCGTCGATCACGAGGCAGCAGCCAAGAGCATGATTGACGCCGTCCGGCAGTTTCCCGCGGAACGTCTTCAGCAAGTCCTCCTGGTCGACATCGATCCTGCCATGGTGGCGGCGTGGCGGCAGGCGTTAGCCGAGTGGGAAGGGACATCATGA